A genomic region of Chitinimonas arctica contains the following coding sequences:
- the nudC gene encoding NAD(+) diphosphatase, giving the protein MTVFLPAVEPTLPASEVVWHFAFVTGKLLVPDEANLQLLTVSQTLFMPSAQSRHYLGRLEGIDCWASVLPAEPVGWKAVPLRAAMMQMPEPLMMVAARAAQVLEWDRAHRYCGACATPTEIRTGERARVCPACGHIVYPRLSPAMMALVWRGEELLLARSPGFAPGIYSALAGFVEAGESIEDCVVREVAEEVGVTVRNLRYYGSQSWPFPHSLMVAFTAEWVSGEIVPQEGEIEAAGWFPIDALPGIPPRFSISGHLIRDTVAAIRDGSLR; this is encoded by the coding sequence ATGACCGTTTTTCTGCCTGCTGTTGAGCCCACTCTTCCCGCCAGCGAAGTGGTCTGGCATTTTGCCTTCGTCACCGGCAAGTTGCTGGTGCCCGACGAGGCGAACCTGCAATTGCTTACCGTCAGCCAGACGCTTTTCATGCCGTCGGCGCAGTCCCGCCACTATCTGGGGCGGCTGGAGGGCATCGACTGCTGGGCGTCTGTGCTGCCGGCCGAGCCGGTCGGCTGGAAGGCGGTGCCGCTGCGGGCCGCCATGATGCAGATGCCGGAACCGCTGATGATGGTAGCCGCGCGCGCCGCACAGGTGCTGGAGTGGGATAGGGCGCATCGGTATTGTGGCGCGTGTGCGACGCCTACCGAGATCCGCACGGGGGAGCGGGCCCGCGTGTGTCCGGCCTGCGGGCATATCGTCTACCCCCGCCTCAGCCCTGCCATGATGGCCCTGGTCTGGCGCGGCGAGGAACTCCTGCTGGCCCGTTCGCCGGGCTTCGCGCCCGGTATCTACAGCGCCTTGGCCGGTTTCGTCGAGGCAGGCGAGTCGATAGAGGATTGCGTGGTGCGCGAGGTGGCGGAGGAGGTGGGCGTGACGGTGCGGAATCTGCGCTACTACGGCAGCCAGAGCTGGCCCTTCCCGCATAGCTTGATGGTGGCGTTCACGGCCGAATGGGTGAGCGGCGAGATTGTGCCGCAGGAGGGCGAGATCGAAGCGGCCGGCTGGTTCCCCATCGATGCCTTGCCCGGCATACCGCCCCGTTTCAGTATTTCCGGCCATTTGATACGCGATACGGTTGCGGCCATCCGTGACGGGAGTCTGCGGTAA